The Dysgonomonadaceae bacterium PH5-43 genome contains the following window.
TATTACATTTGCAACCGACAACAAACTGATATATTACAAATAATATAAATATTAAACCATGAAACGTAAATTATTATTATCATTAATTACTTTATTGTTATGTACCGGAACATCTTTAGCACAGATAGTTACCGTATCTCCTATACCGCATTCGATAGCTTGGGGAGATGAAGCTTTTGTAAATACTACAACTTATTCCATTAAAGGAGAAAGTGATGCCGACAAAGATGCTATTGATTTATTAAAGACATCTGTTAGCGTAGACACTGGAAATGTAGAAATTATTATCGGAGAAAAGGGAGATGAAGCTATAAGCGATTACGAAACCCTTATTCCTGAAAAGAAAGAAGGCTATTATCTTAAAGTAGAATCAAACAAAGTTATTATTGCAGGTTACGATGGCTCTGGAACTTACTATGGTGTGCAAACTTTCTTGCAGATAGCATCTCAGCCTAAAGTTATGCAGGTAACAATTACCGATTATCCTGATGTTGCAGACAGAGGTGTGGTTGAAGGATTCTATGGAAACCCTTGGAGTCAGAAAGACAGACTACGTCAGTTTGATTTCTATGGAAAAAACAAAATGAACGTTTATATTTATGGACCTAAAGACGACCCTTACCACAGAGGCAAATGGCGTCAAAACTATCCTGCTGCCGAAGCGGCTTTATTACAAGAACTGGTTGTGGCTGCTCATAAAAACAAAGTTCAGTTTGTTTGGGCTGTTCACCCTGGAAATGATATAAAATGGAATAATGCCGACAGTCTTAACGTTGTTAAGAAACTTAATTCAATGTACGACCTTGGTATTCGCACTTTCGCTGTATTCTTTGATGATATTGGTGGAGAAGGCACAAGCGGCATTAAACAAGCTCAACTTATGAATTACATCAATGCTGAATTTGTAAAAAAACACGATGATGTAGCTCCCCTTATTATTTGCCCTACTCAGTATAATAGAGGTTGGTCGAGTGGCGATTACCTTTCTATTTTAGGAACAGAAATGGATGCAGATGTTAGAATTATGTGGACTGGTAACTCGGTTGTTGATATGATCAACAAAGGTGATATGACTTGGATTAATAATCAGATTAAACGCAACGCTTATATATGGTTAAACTATCCTGTTAATGACTATTGTATCGACCGTATGCTTATGGGTCCAACTTATGGCAACGATAAAGATATATCAGACCAACTTAGCGGTTTCACTTCTAACCCAATGGAGTATGCCGAAGCTTCTAAAGTTTCGCTATATAGTATTGCTGATTATTCGTGGAATATGGGAGACTATGACGAAAATGCTTCTTGGGAACGTGCTATAAAGTATTTGATGCCTAAAAATTCGGAAGCATTTAGAGTGTTTTGCGAAAACAATATAGACTTAGGCTCTACAGGACACGGACTTCGTCGTGCTAATGAGTCGGCAACGTTCAAAGCTGCTGCTAATATTTTTGAAACCGCAATCGCAGACGGATACAATGAAGATGCTATAAAAAATATGACTCTTCAATTCGACACATTGGTTAATGCCTCTGTTGCTCTTCTTAACGACACCAACGAACCTGAAATGGTGGCCGAAATAACTCCTTGGGTACAAGTTATGAAATATATAGGTGAGCGAGGACTAAAGCTTATGGATATGTTTACCGCCTTAAATAACGAAAACAAAGAAGCGTTTATCGAACTATATAAAGAAATATCGGCTCTTGAGCTTGCGCAAAAAAGCGTGATAGCTCGGAACTTCGAAGGTTCTATTAAGAAACCTAATCCAACTGTCGCAGGAGAGGTTGTAAGCCCATTCTTGAAAAAACAATTAGCTAATCTTATTCGTGAATATAAATCTAAATATGACTATATGTTAGATGTATTCCCTCCTGAATTGATAGAAGAAGGTCGTTATTATATTAAATACAACGGCAAATATCTTACTAACGTAAATGCTAATCCTGATAAAACAGGAGATTACCCTGTATTCAAAACAGAAGAAGATGTTATTAATCCTCAACGTCAAGAATGGACTATCTCTATGGATATGGAAACCGAACGT
Protein-coding sequences here:
- a CDS encoding hyaluronoglucosaminidase (product_source=KO:K01197; cleavage_site_network=SignalP-noTM; ko=KO:K01197; pfam=PF02838,PF07555; superfamily=140657,50370,51445,55545; transmembrane_helix_parts=Inside_1_4,TMhelix_5_27,Outside_28_966), translating into MKRKLLLSLITLLLCTGTSLAQIVTVSPIPHSIAWGDEAFVNTTTYSIKGESDADKDAIDLLKTSVSVDTGNVEIIIGEKGDEAISDYETLIPEKKEGYYLKVESNKVIIAGYDGSGTYYGVQTFLQIASQPKVMQVTITDYPDVADRGVVEGFYGNPWSQKDRLRQFDFYGKNKMNVYIYGPKDDPYHRGKWRQNYPAAEAALLQELVVAAHKNKVQFVWAVHPGNDIKWNNADSLNVVKKLNSMYDLGIRTFAVFFDDIGGEGTSGIKQAQLMNYINAEFVKKHDDVAPLIICPTQYNRGWSSGDYLSILGTEMDADVRIMWTGNSVVDMINKGDMTWINNQIKRNAYIWLNYPVNDYCIDRMLMGPTYGNDKDISDQLSGFTSNPMEYAEASKVSLYSIADYSWNMGDYDENASWERAIKYLMPKNSEAFRVFCENNIDLGSTGHGLRRANESATFKAAANIFETAIADGYNEDAIKNMTLQFDTLVNASVALLNDTNEPEMVAEITPWVQVMKYIGERGLKLMDMFTALNNENKEAFIELYKEISALELAQKSVIARNFEGSIKKPNPTVAGEVVSPFLKKQLANLIREYKSKYDYMLDVFPPELIEEGRYYIKYNGKYLTNVNANPDKTGDYPVFKTEEDVINPQRQEWTISMDMETERYKIVNTQDGRYINELGNFWANKTNNPYEAAWHSYNIYRLNGKYAIQNAGSAGKKFWTSNGTRINQGSATEIKAANFVFEIIPVGDETVEHPVIEDLGLYYIEYDGKVLENTNPKGNGGTPMFKDKLTEVNNKQLWIFTLDKTTGRYSLKSAQDSRYVNEIGNFGVNAYSNEWNTYVLTEMGGLFSIQNADKSGTNFWEVSEDRMQKGNAGRKDSYIFKITLGKDLTGINYPDSSLNYYIDGSNLNINSLSAIDSIRLFNAEGKLLKEKKNSDVISIKGLDKNVYILSVTDKDSQKNFKVQLP